The Hypanus sabinus isolate sHypSab1 chromosome 3, sHypSab1.hap1, whole genome shotgun sequence genome contains a region encoding:
- the bbs12 gene encoding Bardet-Biedl syndrome 12 protein — protein sequence MLSSISAPTANSGISQVLTISIPVPTIILICRSTASSSATMRLLSEWRSNTSYSVLCVGMQDRLPNKKSHLGLEQISVLAASGRTFLGSKRCYKFIVDDTTGETAVICSAFRLLENLQLDCPVGQLLNEAVQAQYKQYKSGTTTLLCLAGSWSKAVLNCIRQDIPIPVIVSVMYEALEHCFEVLKSYQISIDSILKVSCCQQMPQTSKSRTSCKSSICLDEMYSVVKGPTQTTTSIQGNSTKNNVNASSVGCFSSRIIAYASSDQSRESSMHKELKSKVKMSRYFTTPESWKQEETLLTSSSSFQMDSFLSTSDYASFTALALSLSHGNEQMMQLAVEAYKIQTQHLVTENACRTFPELDVEKLVTYFFPGLPECHSCVSAGLIALVSVEQSIIVECLAGLPLHTILINGDLTETYHHPGFNRISNITVVKQTVIVKSLDEEWLDIAIDTLNKFHINLILVKGITSPHLMDKCLQENILIIQEVKDFVIQSFAEAMGAITVSYITQVNEHCVGTGAHLGFWKAKNAPNLEDKIAVQINTFKTSVLSVVLCSPLSCKLQTMEDQFWTCVYRLNHALRERQIFPGAGATELLCLQHLKQLILEAKIFKPGTDKQCSSWFADTIFYRSQVLQSLADGLVEYLVTALFNTGMYVTSLDALAEVQQCLHSGIGLFPIISEVSRKHVNLGIPSMSDSISLNEDSFEYKVHDNVIIKLEAWRRALNLVLLTLQADAEIITGCESKTSAADRKIDF from the coding sequence TGTGTTGGAATGCAAGACAGGTTACCCAACAAGAAATCACACTTGGGTCTGGAGCAGATATCTGTACTGGCTGCATCAGGCAGAACATTTCTTGGCTCTAAAAGGTGCTACAAGTTCATTGTGGATGACACCACTGGAGAAACAGCTGTGATTTGTTCTGCATTCCGACTTCTGGAAAATCTACAGCtggattgtccagttggacagTTGTTGAATGAAGCTGTACAGGCACAATACAAGCAATACAAATCGGGAACAACCACCCTGCTTTGCCTTGCTGGATCTTGGAGTAAAGCTGTTCTAAATTGTATAAGACAAGACATTCCCATTCCTGTCATAGTATCTGTGATGTATGAAGCACTAGAACATTGTTTTGAGGTTCTAAAATCATATCAGATATCCATTGATAGCATTTTAAAAGTCTCCTGCTGTCAACAGATGCCACAAACAAGTAAATCACGCACTTCGTGTAAGTCTAGTATATGTCTGGATGAAATGTATTCAGTAGTAAAGGGACCAACTCAGACAACAACTTCAATTCAAGGCAATTCCACAAAAAACAATGTAAATGCCTCATCTGTGGGGTGTTTTTCAAGTCGTATAATTGCATATGCCTCTTCAGACCAAAGTAGGGAAAGCTCAATGCACAAAGAATTAAAATCAAAAGTAAAGATGAGCCGGTACTTCACAACTCCTGAAAGCTGGAAACAAGAAGAAACTTTGCTGACTTCATCAAGCAGTTTTCAAATGGATTCCTTTCTGTCTACATCTGACTATGCCAGCTTTACAGCACTGGCTTTATCACTGAGCCATGGAAATGAGCAGATGATGCAGTTGGCAGTAGAAGCCTATAAAATTCAGACTCAACATTTAGTAACAGAAAATGCTTGCAGAACTTTCCCTGAATTGGATGTTGAGAAGCTAGTTACGTATTTCTTTCCTGGACTGCCTGAGTGCCATTCTTGTGTTAGTGCAGGTTTAATTGCATTAGTCTCAGTAGAGCAATCCATTATTGTCGAGTGTCTGGCAGGTTTGCCCCTGCATACCATACTTATAAATGGAGATTTGACTGAAACGTACCATCATCCAGGTTTCAACAGGATTTCAAATATTACTGTAGTTAAGCAGACTGTCATAGTTAAAAGTTTAGATGAAGAATGGTTAGATATAGCAATAGATACACTTAATAAATTTCACATTAATTTAATTCTGGTAAAGGGAATAACATCTCCACATTTAATGGATAAGTGTTTGCAAGAAAATATTTTGATAATTCAGGAAGTGAAAGACTTTGTGATTCAGAGCTTTGCAGAGGCTATGGGAGCTATCACTGTAAGTTACATTACACAAGTAAATGAACATTGTGTGGGAACTGGGGCGCATTTAGGTTTCTGGAAAGCTAAAAATGCACCAAACTTGGAAGATAAAATTGCTGTGCAGATAAATACATTTAAAACTTCTGTACTTTCAGTAGTACTTTGTAGCCCTTTAAGTTGCAAACTGCAGACAATGGAAGATCAATTCTGGACTTGTGTATATCGTCTAAACCATGCTCTTCGTGAGAGGCAAATATTTCCTGGTGCAGGAGCCACTGAACTTCTGTGTCTTCAGCATCTAAAACAGTTAATATTGGAAGCAAAGATTTTTAAACCAGGAACTGATAAACAGTGTTCTTCATGGTTTGCAGACACAATATTTTATAGATCACAGGTCTTACAATCCTTGGCTGATGGCTTGGTTGAGTATCTTGTTACTGCCTTGTTTAATACAGGCATGTATGTAACGTCACTGGATGCTTTGGCGGAAGTGCAGCAGTGCCTTCACAGCGGTATTGGGTTAtttcctatcatttcagaggTATCAAGGAAGCATGTGAATCTTGGTATACCAAGCATGTCTGATTCTATTAGTCTAAATGAAGACAGCTTTGAGTATAAGGTTCATGATAATGTCATTATCAAACTGGAAGCCTGGAGAAGGGCTTTGAATTTAGTGCTATTGACACTGCAGGCAGATGCTGAAATCATTACAGGCTGCGAATCTAAAACTTCAGCAGCTGATAGAAAAATTGATTTTTAA